The Vannielia litorea genome segment GTGCATCTCCTCCGCAGGTAGCGTCAATTCGAGCCGGAGCGCTGCAGCAAGCCCCGCAACCGATTGCAGGGCCGCCTCCGCATCTGGCGCCGCCTCGACTTCCTCAGTCAGGTGCCGCAATTCCAGCAACAGCGAGTCGGTCATCTGCTGCGTCACATCCTCGAAGTGCCGCTGGATGAACACCACAGAAACCACGACCTGAAGCACAACGATAGGTAGAAGCAGGATCAGCGCGGCCCGGCCGTAGATCCCCTTTGGCATCGAGCGTTTCAACCACGAAAAATCCATGCCACAAGGTTACGGGCGGCAGGCAGGGAACGAAAGATGCAAAGCGAGACAGGCAAGCCCGTGGAGCTGGAGCCGGGCATCACCCGCGTGATCGCGCCCAACCCCTCCCCGATGACCCATTGGGGCACCAACAGCTACCTCGTCGGCGAGACCGAGCTGGCCCTGATTGACCCCGGGCCGAACCTGCCCCCCCACGCCGAGGCACTGCTCGCCGCACTGAAGCCCGGTCAGAAGATCACCCACATACTCTGCACCCACTCGCATCTCGACCACTCGCCGCTCGCTGCGCACATGAGCGCCGAAACCGGCGCGCCCATCTACGCCTTCGGCACCCACGTCGACGGTCGACGCCAGGTGATGCAAAGCCTTGCCGAAAGCGGCCTCGCAGGCGGCGGAGAAGGGATCGACGCCGATTTTGCCCCTGACATCCGCCTCGTCCATGGTGACGTCCTGGAGGGGCCCGGCTGGAGGCTCACCGCACTTCACACCCCCGGTCACATCGCCAACCATCTCAGTTTCGCGCTCGAGCGCCCCGAGGGCGAGGCCGTCTTTACCGGCGACCATGTGATGGGCTGGGCAAGCTCGCTCATCAGCCCCCCCGATGGCGATGTGACAGCCTTCATGGCCTCCCTGGCCCTGCTGGCCGAGCGCCCTTCCCGCGTCTACCACCCGGGACACGGCGCCACCATCTCAGAGCCCGCCGCGCGACTCACCTGGCTCGCCGATCATCGCCGCGCCCGCGAATCCCAGGTGCTCCAAGCCCTCGCCGCCGGCCCCGCTACCCCGGCAGAGCTCACCGCACGGGTCTACACCGACGTCCCGCCCGCCCTCCTCCCCGCCGCCGAGCGCAACCTCCTCGCCCAGCTCATCGCCCTAACCGAACAGGGCCTCGCAACCGCCAATCCCACGCTTTCGGCCAGCGCCACATACGCCCTCGCGTAACGCCCGAAATTTTTCCGCAAAACCCTCTGGACGCCCCCCCGACCCATTGCTAAAAGCCCGGCCAGTGTTCCGGCGTAGCTCAGCGGTAGAGCAGTTGACTGTTAATCAATTGGTCGTAGGTTCGATCCCTACCGCCGGAGCCAATTTCCCAAGTTTCTAAGGAAACTCCAGGATCTGCAGCCGTGCGACGTACGGCGAATTCATCGCATGCGTTCCCGTGGAACGAAGCCTGCTTGTGGAGTGCGCACTTCTGTATGGCCGCTCCACAGATGGCCCTCCTAAAGGCCCATCGCCCATACAGGCGGTCGCGACCACTTCAGCCCAAACAGAAACAATCCCCGGTCACCCGTCTCATTGCCCCCTCATCAGGGAATGTGGCAGAAAATTGTCTCAATATTGTTGAATTATGGCAAAAATTCGCTCATTCTGAGGCACGTTTAGACCTATTTCGAAAATTTTTTTCCACTGGGGGAGTTGCCATGTTTCCCAAACCTCATGCCGTAGCGGCAGCGCTGCTCTGTCTCTCCGGTTCTGTCGCCACCGCTCCAGCAAGTTTTGCCGCCGAAGGCAAACGCTGCACGGGCTCCACGACCTACGCCTCGGTCGATGCCCTCTGCGGGTGCGCCGTTGTAACCCAGAGCTTCATCCGGCACGTACAACGCAGCCCGCAGTTCCCAGAGCTGTTGGGGGCCATTGAATCGCAGTGTCCGAAACTCGCCATCGTGCTGACCGACCTGCCAACAGCGGCGATCGATCTGGGCAGCGGCGATGGCAGTGATGGGCCTGGCGGGTCCGCAAGCACTGGCGGGGACGGTGGTGGCGATACCGGAAATACCGGTGGCACCGATGGCGGCTCTGACGAGGGTGACACCGGCGACGGTGGGACCGGCGGCGATACTACTGACGGCAGCGGCGACCCTGGCGGCAGCTCAGGCAATCCCGGAAACGACAAGGATGTCGGGAAGGCCGGTGAAGCTCCCAGCAAAGGAGATTGGGGCGGCGGCAGCAAAGGCAAATCCGATGGCGGCAAGGGCGGCGGCAAAGGGAAAGGTAAGGGCCACTGACCTCCCTCGGGCCGGGGCAGCACGCCTCGGTAGCGACCTCACCGCATCATGGTGAACGCCGCGTGAATTTCAGGGGGCCGGCCGTGAAAGCAGCACAGCCCCCATGGCGGGAAAACGAGCAAGGCACATAACCTATCGGCATTACTTGACTTGTTTCCACGTGCCTCAAGGAGGATTTTCAATGACACGTTATCTGACCCGTACCTCGATTGTACTCACTGCAGCACTCGGTCTCGGCCTCATCGCGCCGAGCCAGTCAGCTGCCCAGCAGCGGTGCTCTGCCTTCACCGCCAGCGGCATGAGTTCTGCCGCCGAGCTCTGCGGCTGTGAGGTGGTGACCCAAGGCTTCCTACGCAGCGTCACCCGGAAGGACAACTTCCCCGGCCTGCTGACGACCGTGCAGCAGCAGTGCCCGAAGTTGGGCGTCCTGCTCACCGACCTGCCCACCGCGGCCCCGGCCCCGGCCATCTCCAACCCGCCCAGCGGCCGCGGCCCCGTGACAACCGTCTCTGAACCGGAGCCGGAGGAAGAGCCGGAGCAGGAACCGGAAAAGTGCTACGATGACTACTACGACCAGGTTTAAGTCGAACCAAAGAACAAGGCGCTCTGAGAGCGCCTTCGCCTAGCGGCTGGTAAAGCCAGAGACCCATCGGCGCGGATCGGCCGGGTCCTGCATCCGCAGGAACACGTAGCCGGTCTGCTGCCAGCCGCGCAGGCGGTCGGTCTGGTTGTCGAGCACAACATCGCCGCCCGCGCTGCGGTAGATCAGCACCGCGTGAGACCGCCTCTGGCGGTCGAGCGCAGTCGCAATCAAAAGCCGTGCGGGCGCAACACCGCTGCGGATGAGTTCGCGCTTCTTGATGAGGGCAAAGTCCTCGCAGTCACCGCCCCGCCGGGTGGGCAACGCCCAGTGCTCCTCGCGCGCATATTGGCTGCGGTCAGAGATTTCGCGGGTCGATGCGTTGACCGAGCGGTTGACGCGCTTGACGAGATCCATCTCACGGGAGCGCTGCGCCCCTGCTCGGCCGTCGCAGGCCCAGCTGTATGTCGAACAGAGCGACTGTGCCCCGCTGGGTGCTGGCGCCGCACGTGCCGCCACCAGAAAGCTGCCGCCCACAGTCGCCGCTGCCGGAAGTGCTGTTAGGGCCAGTGCCGCTGCGAACGCAGCTCTCACGCTCCAGGAAAGACCTGACTTCATCTGCCACCTCAATCGCTGTTGTGCCGTTAATTCGGCATCTCGGCTCTGCTCAGTCAGAGACGAGGGCGCAGCCCTCAGGCCACGCAGTCGTCCCTTTTATTGGTCTTGAATGACTAACCCGGGCTTAATGCGCAAGGTTCCCGCAAAAACTGCGGCAATATGGGCGCAATCGCGCCACACGCAGCTTCAGAGCCCCTCCGGCACCACTAAGGCGCCCACCGGCCCCGCCTGATGGAGTTGCGCGCCGGTGACGGCCTGAAGGGCTTCAAACGTCACGCTTGGGAGTTTCTCCCGCAGCACGAAGCGGCCGTCGACCACGTCCACCACCGCCAGCGAGGTATAAACCCGCGCGACGCAGCCCACCCCCGTCAGCGGGTTGGCGCAGCGTTCCACCAGCTTCGGCGCCCCGGTCTTGGTCACATGCTCGGTCACCACCGCCACCCGCCTCGCGCCCGTCACCATGTCCATCGCGCCGCCTACCGCGGGCGTGCCCTTGTTGCCGATCCGCCAGTTGGCGAGGTCGCCGTTCTCGGCCACTTCATAGGCGCCCAGCACGGCCAAATCGATATGCCCGCCCCGCACCATGGCGAAACTGTCAGCATGGTGAAAGATGCTTGCACCCGGGTTCAGCGTCACCGCCTTCTTGCCGGCATTGATCACATCCCAATCCTCCGCGCCCTCCTCCGGCGCAGGCCCCATCCCGAGGATGCCGTTCTCGCTGTGATAGGTCACATGGCGGCCGGGGGGCTGAAACTGTGCCACCATCTCCGGAAACCCGATGCCGAGGTTCACATATGCGCCGTCCGCGATGTCCTGCGCCGCCCGCCAGACAATACCCGCGCTGCTGAGCTTCTCCATCAAAATGCCTCCCCCGCCCGCACCAGAACCTCCTCCTGCGCGGGCTCAGGCACCTCGACCAGGCGCGCCACGAAGATCCCGGGCGTCACCACCTGCTCCGGCGCAATGTCTCCCGGCGCCACCAGCTTTGAGACCTGCGCAATCGTGCAGCCCGCCGCCATCGCCATGATCGGCGCAAAGTTCCGCGCCGCCAGCCGGTAGGTCAGGTTGCCATGGGCATCGCTCAGCTCGCCCTTCACCAGCGCCACATCCGCCTTCAGCCAGCGCTCACGCAGATACATCCTCCCGTCGAACTCCTCCACCGGCTTGCCCTCCGCCAGTTCGGTGCCCACACCCGTCGCGGTGTAGAAGGCCGGAATGCCCGCGCCCCCCGCCCGGATCCGCTCAGCCAACGTGCCCTGCGGCACCAGCTCCAGCTCAACCTCGCCCGCCTCGTAACGCCGCTGAAACGCCTGCGGCTGCGACGAGCGCGGAAAGGAGCAGATCACCTTGGCCACCATCCCCGCATCCAGCATCGCCGCAATGCCCACCGCGCCGGTGCCTGCATTGTTGTTCACCACCGTCAGCCCACCGGGATGCCCCGTCGCCCGAAACCGCGCCACCAGCGCGTGGATCAGCTCCACCGGGATCCCTGAACCGCCGAAGCCCGCGATCATCACCACCGCCCCGTCGGCGATGTCCGCCACCGCCGCCTCAAGGCTTGCCACAGACTTGTCCATGCCGTCCTCCCTCGCCCGGACCCTAGCGGGCAAGTCGGCTCAGAAATAGCCCTTCTTCGGCGGCGCCCCATGTGGAGCGGGCATCAAGAGCGGCCAGGGCGAACCATCGGAGCCGCGTTCCTGTTTCACGCAGATCAGCGCCGG includes the following:
- a CDS encoding 3-oxoacid CoA-transferase subunit A, with the protein product MDKSVASLEAAVADIADGAVVMIAGFGGSGIPVELIHALVARFRATGHPGGLTVVNNNAGTGAVGIAAMLDAGMVAKVICSFPRSSQPQAFQRRYEAGEVELELVPQGTLAERIRAGGAGIPAFYTATGVGTELAEGKPVEEFDGRMYLRERWLKADVALVKGELSDAHGNLTYRLAARNFAPIMAMAAGCTIAQVSKLVAPGDIAPEQVVTPGIFVARLVEVPEPAQEEVLVRAGEAF
- a CDS encoding 3-oxoacid CoA-transferase subunit B, with translation MEKLSSAGIVWRAAQDIADGAYVNLGIGFPEMVAQFQPPGRHVTYHSENGILGMGPAPEEGAEDWDVINAGKKAVTLNPGASIFHHADSFAMVRGGHIDLAVLGAYEVAENGDLANWRIGNKGTPAVGGAMDMVTGARRVAVVTEHVTKTGAPKLVERCANPLTGVGCVARVYTSLAVVDVVDGRFVLREKLPSVTFEALQAVTGAQLHQAGPVGALVVPEGL
- a CDS encoding transglutaminase-like cysteine peptidase; the encoded protein is MKSGLSWSVRAAFAAALALTALPAAATVGGSFLVAARAAPAPSGAQSLCSTYSWACDGRAGAQRSREMDLVKRVNRSVNASTREISDRSQYAREEHWALPTRRGGDCEDFALIKKRELIRSGVAPARLLIATALDRQRRSHAVLIYRSAGGDVVLDNQTDRLRGWQQTGYVFLRMQDPADPRRWVSGFTSR
- a CDS encoding MBL fold metallo-hydrolase; the protein is MQSETGKPVELEPGITRVIAPNPSPMTHWGTNSYLVGETELALIDPGPNLPPHAEALLAALKPGQKITHILCTHSHLDHSPLAAHMSAETGAPIYAFGTHVDGRRQVMQSLAESGLAGGGEGIDADFAPDIRLVHGDVLEGPGWRLTALHTPGHIANHLSFALERPEGEAVFTGDHVMGWASSLISPPDGDVTAFMASLALLAERPSRVYHPGHGATISEPAARLTWLADHRRARESQVLQALAAGPATPAELTARVYTDVPPALLPAAERNLLAQLIALTEQGLATANPTLSASATYALA